CACAATATGTGATACGAGTAATGCATTTTTGCTGCCTGAAGGTGATGATTGTGCGGGGTATCAATTTCCAGTCGAATTCCTCGAGATAAGGCAGTATGGTGGCAGCGGGGAGCAATTGACCCGTTTGTTGTCTTGCTCGCCAAATCTCCGTTACCTGGGATTGGAGAACTGTGAAAAGTTAACAGGGCTGGGTGTTGCGAACCACCAGAGTACAGAAGCACAAGCACAGTTTGCGCAGCAGCAAGGCACAAGAGGAGAGGAGGAAGTAGCATCAGCAGCAGCGCTACTACTGTTGCCTCCCCAGCTACAACGTTTGTGGATCTCGGGCTGCCCAAAATTGGTTCTCTGCCCCGATTCAATCGACGGCGACACCGAAGCCGGCGGCAGAGGCGGGCTCCAAGGTCtgcccctccaatggttgcaGATATCTGGTTGCCCCAGGTTCCTCTCCTTGAGTTCGTCATCCTCATCGACTCCTTGTTTCCCCTTCCCAGCCTCCCTAGAAGACCTCACTCTTCGAGGCGTGGAGGGCATGGAGACGCTGCTGCCTCTCTCAAACCTCACCTCTCTCACAGAATTATCCATATATGGTTTTGAAGATTTAAGACGGGGAGAGGGACTCCGGCATCTCGCCCTAGGTCGCCTCACCAAATTATCCGTGTTCCGAACTCCCAATTTCTTTGTTGTTCCCGAGCCCTCGCTGCCGCATGAACTCGAGTTTCCACCCTCTTCCCCCAAACTGCAGAAGCTTAAGGTGGTGGTGGATGACGTCGCGGGACTCCTTGCTGCGCCCATCTGTGCCATGCTCTCTTGCTCGCTCACCGAATTGGAGTTTTGGGGGAACAAAGAGGTGGAGCTGGAGCGGTTCACAAAGCACCAAGAGGAGGCCTTTCAGCTTCTCACCTCCCTCGAGACGATCTCATTTTGGGAGTGCAACAAGCTG
This sequence is a window from Miscanthus floridulus cultivar M001 chromosome 10, ASM1932011v1, whole genome shotgun sequence. Protein-coding genes within it:
- the LOC136487069 gene encoding disease resistance protein RPP4-like isoform X3, which translates into the protein MLCLQLDLRFTWHLQRSADLTGAADATMEVAVSAARWVVGKALAPVTHGVLEAWAASAGLGPNVAALKAELLYARALLDNAHEREIRSPALKEMLHKLRQSAYDADDVLDELEYFRMQDELDGTHDAADVHAGGGCVHGLALNARHTARAVAAKLKPSSTSRGTIRGATSTARSSTTAQAVGDDCAGYQFPVEFLEIRQYGGSGEQLTRLLSCSPNLRYLGLENCEKLTGLGVANHQSTEAQAQFAQQQGTRGEEEVASAAALLLLPPQLQRLWISGCPKLVLCPDSIDGDTEAGGRGGLQGLPLQWLQISGCPRFLSLSSSSSSTPCFPFPASLEDLTLRGVEGMETLLPLSNLTSLTELSIYGFEDLRRGEGLRHLALGRLTKLSVFRTPNFFVVPEPSLPHELEFPPSSPKLQKLKVVVDDVAGLLAAPICAMLSCSLTELEFWGNKEVELERFTKHQEEAFQLLTSLETISFWECNKLQCLPAGLHRLPNLKILELLNCAAMQSLPKDGLPSSLQELRIQVCPVIRSMPKECIPSSLQKLTINGCPAIRSLPNVDDLPSSVQQLDVRWSGSEELRRWCRKLIGTIPIVSA